In one Nitrososphaera viennensis EN76 genomic region, the following are encoded:
- a CDS encoding IPT/TIG domain-containing protein, protein MFSQKKYTILATIVGLAILSAVAVPALIASNAAAQITTTAPQPEQGAAEQTTTTTTGDNSFSSSVNISPTADSNAKVTIEGTGLTAREMNVNQERQDDGTVKITVEGVFAVGEEEEGATPEAPSEETPGTPEQTGNETIPTFPPSPSGNETTPSGNETSTTPTTPPENETSTAPPTLAPLAGVTPSSGAAGDQVTIDGSGFAPNQALTFSFDGSNLDAGSATTDSAGTFSTTANIPADATAGDHEIMVTDGTGASTTATFTVEGSATAEQTGNETSTTTIPSGNETSTTTAPIPSGNETSSGNATSGGTPPLGTASMQVTPTSSNAGGQVTVDGTGFGTNQVITLTMDGTVLESADGTDITTDGNGGFSATVTLPADATSGDHQLTASDISGATASATLTVAEAATSPLLPPPPTTP, encoded by the coding sequence ATGTTCAGCCAAAAAAAATACACAATACTGGCCACCATAGTCGGCCTCGCAATCTTAAGCGCGGTCGCGGTGCCAGCATTGATAGCAAGCAATGCGGCAGCACAAATCACCACTACCGCCCCCCAGCCAGAACAGGGTGCTGCAGAGCAGACCACGACGACAACGACAGGTGACAACAGCTTTTCGTCGTCTGTGAACATATCACCGACGGCAGACTCTAACGCAAAAGTCACCATCGAAGGCACCGGGTTGACTGCCAGGGAGATGAACGTCAACCAGGAAAGGCAAGACGACGGCACGGTCAAGATCACGGTCGAAGGAGTATTTGCAGTCGGAGAAGAAGAAGAGGGAGCCACACCAGAAGCACCCTCAGAAGAGACTCCAGGCACACCAGAGCAGACAGGCAACGAGACAATACCAACATTCCCTCCATCCCCATCAGGAAATGAAACAACGCCTTCAGGCAACGAGACGTCAACAACACCTACCACGCCACCAGAGAATGAAACATCGACGGCACCACCAACGCTGGCACCCCTGGCAGGAGTGACGCCAAGCAGCGGTGCGGCTGGCGACCAAGTCACCATCGACGGAAGTGGCTTTGCTCCCAACCAGGCGCTGACCTTTAGCTTTGACGGCTCCAACCTCGATGCAGGCAGCGCGACCACAGACAGCGCAGGCACATTCTCCACAACAGCAAACATACCAGCTGACGCCACAGCCGGCGACCACGAGATAATGGTTACTGACGGCACAGGCGCAAGCACGACAGCAACATTCACCGTAGAAGGATCCGCAACCGCAGAACAGACGGGCAACGAGACGTCAACAACAACAATACCCTCGGGAAATGAAACATCAACAACAACGGCTCCAATCCCCTCAGGCAATGAGACATCCAGCGGCAACGCAACGTCAGGCGGCACTCCACCGCTTGGCACTGCATCCATGCAGGTGACTCCAACATCTTCCAATGCAGGAGGTCAGGTAACCGTTGACGGCACGGGCTTTGGTACCAACCAGGTCATTACGCTGACCATGGACGGCACAGTGCTCGAATCCGCTGACGGAACCGACATAACAACGGATGGCAATGGCGGATTCTCTGCCACCGTAACCCTCCCTGCAGACGCGACGAGCGGCGACCACCAGCTCACTGCGTCGGACATCAGTGGTGCCACGGCATCAGCCACTCTCACAGTAGCCGAAGCGGCAACATCACCACTGCTACCACCACCCCCAACAACCCCGTGA
- a CDS encoding response regulator translates to MEQSGTKSILIVDDERDILTVIEQMLEELNMTVDSFTDPKKALESFRINPTKYDLIISDFRMPQMSGLDFIYNIRQLNPTVNVVVMSAFDPTKGEIDSAKSQLRVSEIITKPFNFAQFLNVVRRNLGP, encoded by the coding sequence ATGGAGCAATCAGGCACCAAGAGCATCCTGATAGTAGATGACGAGAGGGATATCCTGACGGTGATCGAGCAGATGCTCGAAGAATTAAACATGACCGTGGATTCGTTCACCGATCCGAAAAAGGCACTGGAGTCTTTCCGGATAAACCCCACAAAATATGATCTGATAATCTCGGACTTTCGCATGCCGCAGATGTCTGGCCTTGATTTTATCTACAACATCAGGCAGCTTAACCCGACAGTGAATGTTGTTGTAATGTCGGCATTTGATCCCACCAAGGGAGAGATAGATTCTGCTAAAAGCCAATTAAGAGTCAGCGAAATAATAACAAAGCCGTTCAATTTCGCACAATTCTTGAACGTCGTTCGAAGGAATCTGGGCCCATAA
- a CDS encoding sensor histidine kinase codes for MSVNDIRSNADIQTYDLANLVSSEISHVQSVLQMLSKSPLIQDGDFEKAKETLNQAEDSTSEIVDFYMWLDRDGKLVWVSKMNQTAYEQYKDFDLSYRLYFINPKDTREVYYSSVIDSNDRIPRLYISCPILSKEGEGEAAASAAPSVTSSSSASGSGGNNVTQGQQQFEGIIVAGIRTDIFGRFLKGQISPNLQSQVGLLDNRGIILYSNHTEYMGKNVFGFQFQSFLDEFDAETVRAMNDGLKAALGGNSGSRDIRISDSNDDDGGGAGDAATFVYKPIILDGKQFGALYVIASYAQVSDAAALVNLQQNLSTGTIGVIGASALGIIFAILLWNRRLEETVSARTAELKAANEQLKAHDKMQSEFVNIAAHELRTPIQPIIGTIDMLKHRLDSSSSNKSKGRVVQVTEEQLALMDRNARRLQKLSAEILDATRIESGTLRLDQEVIDINEKVESVIADAKSLIPQGQSIDIQFKPAVDERGNPVQLLVMADKLRMFEVISNLVRNAIKYSAEDGGTITIATDKRDGQVVVSVRDQGAGISAEMFTRLFTKFSTDKKKGGTGLGLFIAKNIVEAHGGRIWAENNNSRGEKGARGATFAFTLPMDK; via the coding sequence ATGTCTGTTAACGACATCAGGTCGAACGCAGACATTCAGACGTACGACCTGGCAAACCTGGTTTCAAGCGAAATAAGCCATGTTCAAAGCGTCCTGCAGATGCTTTCAAAGTCTCCACTGATACAGGATGGCGACTTTGAAAAGGCAAAAGAAACGCTCAACCAGGCAGAGGATTCCACGAGCGAAATAGTTGACTTTTACATGTGGCTTGACAGGGATGGCAAGCTGGTATGGGTAAGCAAAATGAACCAGACCGCCTACGAGCAGTACAAGGACTTTGATCTCAGTTACAGGTTATACTTCATCAATCCCAAGGACACGCGCGAGGTCTATTACAGCAGCGTGATTGATTCCAATGACCGCATTCCCAGATTGTACATATCGTGTCCCATACTGAGCAAAGAAGGAGAAGGAGAAGCAGCAGCATCTGCCGCTCCCTCTGTCACTTCAAGCTCCAGTGCCAGTGGCAGCGGCGGAAATAATGTTACGCAGGGACAACAACAATTTGAAGGGATAATCGTTGCAGGAATCAGGACAGACATTTTTGGCAGGTTCCTGAAAGGACAGATCTCGCCAAACCTCCAAAGCCAAGTCGGATTGCTGGATAACAGAGGGATCATCCTGTATTCCAACCATACGGAATACATGGGTAAGAATGTCTTTGGTTTCCAGTTCCAGTCGTTTCTTGACGAGTTTGATGCAGAGACGGTGAGGGCGATGAATGACGGGCTCAAGGCAGCCCTTGGTGGAAACTCGGGCTCAAGGGACATCAGGATAAGCGACAGCAATGATGATGATGGTGGTGGTGCTGGCGATGCAGCGACGTTTGTGTACAAGCCCATCATCTTGGACGGAAAGCAGTTTGGAGCCCTTTACGTCATAGCTTCTTACGCGCAGGTGTCTGACGCGGCGGCGCTGGTCAATTTGCAACAGAATCTTTCCACAGGCACAATCGGAGTCATTGGAGCTTCGGCGCTTGGAATAATATTTGCCATTCTTTTATGGAATAGAAGGCTAGAAGAGACCGTAAGTGCAAGGACTGCCGAGCTAAAGGCAGCAAACGAACAGCTAAAAGCACATGACAAGATGCAATCCGAATTTGTCAACATTGCTGCGCACGAGCTGAGGACGCCCATTCAGCCCATCATCGGCACGATTGACATGCTAAAACACAGGCTTGATAGTAGCAGCAGCAACAAGAGCAAAGGCAGAGTGGTACAAGTGACAGAAGAGCAGCTTGCATTGATGGATAGAAATGCCAGGCGGCTTCAGAAACTATCCGCAGAGATCCTGGATGCGACAAGAATTGAAAGCGGCACGCTCCGGCTGGACCAAGAAGTGATTGACATCAATGAAAAAGTTGAAAGTGTTATTGCAGACGCCAAGAGCCTGATTCCCCAAGGCCAAAGCATAGACATACAGTTCAAGCCTGCTGTTGACGAACGGGGCAACCCTGTCCAGTTGCTTGTCATGGCCGACAAGCTAAGAATGTTTGAAGTCATTTCAAACCTTGTCAGAAACGCAATCAAGTATTCAGCCGAGGACGGAGGAACCATCACAATTGCAACCGACAAGAGGGACGGCCAGGTGGTGGTATCGGTCAGAGACCAGGGAGCTGGAATAAGTGCAGAGATGTTTACCAGGCTGTTCACAAAGTTTTCAACCGACAAGAAAAAGGGAGGCACGGGCCTTGGCCTCTTCATTGCAAAAAACATTGTCGAGGCTCATGGCGGCAGGATATGGGCGGAGAACAACAACAGCAGGGGTGAAAAAGGAGCAAGAGGAGCAACTTTTGCATTTACTTTGCCCATGGACAAATAG
- the leuD gene encoding 3-isopropylmalate dehydratase small subunit: MEPFTVLKSKATPLDRVNVDTDQIVPKQFLKLVSRTGFGQYLFYDWRFDAEGRPRPGFVLNDPRYKGRQILLARDNFGSGSSREHAAWAILDYGFRAVIAPSFADIFYNNCFKNGVLPVRLAAKDVDYLFQNGDVEIEIDLTKQVVKAGQKTMHFDIDEFRKKLLLEGLDSIGLTLKLENEISMYERERQAFAPSL; encoded by the coding sequence ATGGAGCCGTTTACGGTGTTGAAAAGCAAAGCGACGCCCCTTGACAGGGTGAACGTCGATACCGACCAGATAGTTCCAAAGCAGTTCTTGAAACTTGTCAGCCGCACCGGCTTTGGCCAGTACCTCTTTTACGACTGGCGCTTTGACGCAGAAGGCAGGCCCCGGCCGGGTTTCGTGCTCAACGATCCCAGGTACAAGGGAAGGCAGATCCTGCTTGCCCGCGACAATTTTGGCAGCGGCAGCTCGCGCGAGCACGCGGCATGGGCGATACTTGATTATGGCTTTAGGGCAGTGATAGCGCCGTCGTTTGCAGACATTTTCTACAACAATTGCTTCAAAAACGGCGTGCTGCCTGTCAGGCTTGCAGCAAAAGATGTCGACTACCTCTTTCAGAACGGCGACGTGGAAATTGAAATAGACCTTACCAAGCAGGTGGTGAAGGCCGGCCAGAAAACAATGCACTTTGACATCGACGAATTCCGGAAAAAGCTCTTGCTTGAAGGACTTGACAGCATCGGCCTCACGCTCAAGCTTGAAAACGAGATATCAATGTACGAGCGGGAAAGGCAGGCGTTTGCGCCTTCGCTCTGA
- a CDS encoding amidophosphoribosyltransferase produces the protein MAGIVAIYNHGTEPKQAVVYYLAHAMRMLQHRGKAYWRMMVGSGSAGAEGSLPADDAILKVAHKEKLGGVCGIGYLLKRSPPFASMQSAQVAFDGFFVDTEKLHLHPYVGPAKHSDSLFKIYHIFVTLLEKDPDRAVEFLDRHLRGNLLVKLQDEVYAYRDSTGFKPLVTASRKDRTLNIVASENSLRASLIDMEFSEIKPGQLLKLSKRAGLEVIATSHDSKLMMDPFEFIRESNVVATLGGKSIYEIRKSIGKAQANFLSLDLKVADLDSAYAEPDYTRPMALGFGLAYRKHFPPFDLAEGVIKDRYDDSDNMIDFSEQDSKNKLLTTGRSLKFVMQPLVKGKNIATVQGTIQTSATARETIYYLRNAGARRIDVVVSYVPTVDGRQVGLYTHNRDLVANKYVGEVSSINELNQNIAKELGADTVYYNSPAVLANGIGVPEHNLWFPEWVRFLDYK, from the coding sequence ATGGCCGGCATAGTCGCCATCTACAACCACGGCACAGAGCCGAAACAGGCCGTGGTCTATTACCTTGCGCACGCCATGCGCATGCTGCAGCACCGCGGCAAGGCGTACTGGAGGATGATGGTCGGAAGCGGGTCTGCCGGCGCAGAAGGCTCGCTTCCTGCAGACGACGCGATACTAAAGGTGGCGCACAAGGAAAAGCTGGGCGGCGTATGCGGCATCGGCTATTTGCTCAAGAGGTCGCCCCCGTTTGCTAGCATGCAGTCTGCCCAGGTCGCCTTTGACGGGTTTTTCGTCGACACGGAAAAACTGCACCTGCACCCGTACGTCGGGCCGGCAAAGCATTCAGACTCGCTTTTCAAGATCTACCACATCTTTGTCACGCTCTTGGAAAAGGACCCTGACAGGGCAGTCGAGTTTCTCGACAGGCACCTGCGCGGAAACTTGCTGGTGAAACTCCAGGACGAGGTGTACGCGTACCGGGACAGCACCGGCTTCAAGCCCCTTGTCACGGCGTCGCGAAAGGACAGGACTCTGAACATAGTCGCCTCTGAAAACTCGCTCCGGGCGTCGCTTATAGACATGGAGTTTTCCGAGATAAAACCGGGCCAGCTCTTGAAACTGAGCAAGCGCGCCGGCCTCGAGGTCATTGCCACAAGCCACGATTCGAAACTCATGATGGACCCGTTCGAGTTCATACGTGAGTCAAACGTGGTGGCGACGCTTGGAGGCAAGAGCATCTATGAAATACGAAAGAGCATCGGCAAAGCGCAGGCCAATTTCCTCTCGCTTGACCTGAAGGTGGCGGACCTTGACTCCGCGTACGCAGAGCCTGACTATACGCGCCCGATGGCGCTTGGCTTTGGGCTTGCGTACAGGAAGCACTTTCCGCCCTTTGACCTTGCAGAAGGCGTCATAAAAGACAGGTACGACGACTCGGACAACATGATAGACTTTTCAGAGCAGGACAGCAAGAACAAGCTGCTCACGACAGGCAGGTCGCTCAAGTTCGTGATGCAGCCGCTGGTCAAGGGCAAGAACATCGCAACAGTGCAGGGCACGATACAGACAAGCGCGACTGCCCGGGAGACCATCTACTACCTGAGAAACGCCGGCGCAAGGAGGATTGACGTCGTCGTCAGTTACGTGCCGACGGTGGACGGCAGGCAGGTCGGCCTGTACACGCACAACCGCGACCTCGTGGCCAACAAGTACGTTGGCGAGGTGTCATCGATAAACGAGCTGAACCAGAACATCGCAAAGGAGCTTGGCGCGGACACCGTCTATTACAATTCGCCGGCGGTCCTCGCAAATGGCATCGGCGTGCCGGAGCACAACCTCTGGTTCCCGGAATGGGTCAGGTTCCTCGACTACAAATGA
- a CDS encoding 5' nucleotidase, NT5C type has product MSGSTLRAVKTVAIDVDSVLADVMLVWADEYNRRRNAKITKEDIIKWDIPTVLPITPEDVYEYFSHVWRNRWREIPPTEPDIGAVTRRIHRKGYRISIITKRERPTVAYVAKWLDMHRVFADDLLFIYDAAPKADYPFDVLIDDAPKNLVDVAEPKSAILFNQPWNRDFDWPVRVSSLSEAEKLL; this is encoded by the coding sequence ATGTCCGGCAGCACTTTACGCGCAGTCAAGACGGTCGCAATTGACGTCGACTCTGTGCTTGCAGACGTGATGCTCGTCTGGGCAGACGAGTACAACAGGCGCAGAAACGCCAAGATAACCAAAGAGGACATCATAAAATGGGACATACCTACCGTACTGCCGATAACGCCTGAAGACGTCTACGAGTATTTCAGCCACGTCTGGAGGAACCGCTGGCGCGAGATCCCGCCTACAGAGCCGGACATTGGCGCAGTCACCAGGCGCATCCACCGCAAGGGCTACAGGATATCGATAATCACGAAAAGGGAGAGGCCGACGGTGGCGTACGTGGCAAAGTGGCTCGACATGCACAGGGTGTTTGCAGACGACCTCCTGTTCATCTATGACGCCGCGCCAAAGGCAGACTATCCGTTTGACGTGCTCATCGACGACGCGCCAAAGAACCTTGTCGACGTCGCGGAGCCAAAGTCCGCAATACTGTTCAACCAGCCGTGGAACCGCGATTTTGACTGGCCTGTCCGCGTCAGCAGCCTGTCAGAGGCAGAAAAGCTACTCTGA
- a CDS encoding BMP family lipoprotein has protein sequence MTAVAVAIFVVLIIPALSQQQQQQNPSDQQRKSSLKVAVVTDALFSDRGWGESSLNAAKQIERKYGFEVATQDNVEIPDIESVLEKYADAGYDLIIAHGVQWGEPALSVGRQHPDVKIVVFAGLVKSENVASIFPMQQEGSFLLGAIAGMMTKTNVIGYVGGEEYPSVINILEGYKQGAKTVNPDVRIIWTYLNDWDNPAKGKEAATSIIRQKADVIFHVADTSGHGVIQAAKENGGVYALGAVQDQNSLAPDTVLSSFILDVDKAYDQAVDSVVKGDFKGEIYKSGIETGKGAPGDGIVYLAPFHGLKDKVPENVNARLQELLADVLEKRLVVPERLEETTTVAGRI, from the coding sequence GTGACGGCTGTAGCTGTGGCCATTTTCGTCGTGCTAATTATTCCTGCTTTATCGCAACAACAACAGCAGCAGAATCCTTCCGACCAACAACGAAAATCATCGCTAAAGGTAGCCGTGGTGACCGATGCTTTGTTCAGCGACAGGGGATGGGGAGAATCCTCCCTAAACGCAGCCAAGCAAATAGAGCGCAAATATGGCTTTGAAGTTGCAACACAGGATAATGTCGAAATACCAGACATCGAATCTGTGCTGGAAAAATACGCTGATGCAGGCTATGATTTGATAATCGCGCATGGTGTCCAGTGGGGAGAGCCAGCTTTGAGCGTCGGCAGGCAGCATCCAGATGTCAAGATTGTAGTTTTCGCTGGACTTGTTAAATCAGAAAATGTGGCGTCAATCTTTCCTATGCAGCAAGAGGGCTCCTTTTTGCTTGGAGCAATCGCAGGCATGATGACAAAAACCAACGTCATAGGCTACGTAGGGGGAGAAGAATACCCAAGCGTAATCAATATTCTTGAAGGGTACAAGCAGGGCGCCAAGACAGTAAATCCGGATGTCCGGATAATCTGGACTTACCTCAATGACTGGGACAATCCGGCCAAAGGCAAAGAAGCCGCGACCTCCATAATCAGGCAGAAGGCAGACGTCATATTTCACGTTGCAGACACTTCGGGCCACGGGGTAATACAGGCCGCCAAGGAGAATGGCGGCGTGTACGCGCTTGGGGCAGTGCAGGACCAGAACTCGCTGGCACCAGATACCGTCCTTTCGTCCTTTATACTCGATGTAGACAAGGCATACGATCAGGCTGTCGACTCTGTTGTAAAGGGCGATTTCAAAGGCGAGATATACAAATCGGGAATTGAAACAGGAAAGGGAGCTCCGGGAGACGGCATCGTCTATCTGGCGCCGTTTCACGGATTGAAAGACAAAGTGCCTGAAAACGTGAATGCGAGATTGCAAGAGCTGCTCGCAGATGTGCTTGAAAAAAGATTGGTCGTTCCAGAAAGACTCGAAGAGACTACCACTGTGGCGGGTCGAATCTAG
- a CDS encoding eL24 family ribosomal protein, whose amino-acid sequence MANCATCGQPCDSPIMVKRGRRVLHFCSGDCEVMHHSSSLQAAGKRSM is encoded by the coding sequence ATGGCAAACTGCGCGACGTGCGGCCAGCCGTGCGACAGCCCGATAATGGTAAAAAGGGGCCGCAGGGTCTTGCATTTTTGCTCCGGGGACTGCGAAGTCATGCATCATTCTTCTTCTTTGCAGGCCGCAGGCAAGCGATCCATGTAG
- a CDS encoding alpha/beta fold hydrolase translates to MPTLVVHAKDDTLVDPSHSLYAAENIPNAQHVEFDSGGHVLLGHHQDAKSVVMDFLTQHSVTKPLSLHHQICQPW, encoded by the coding sequence GTGCCGACGCTAGTTGTTCATGCCAAAGATGATACTCTGGTCGATCCATCTCATAGCCTGTATGCTGCAGAGAATATTCCTAATGCCCAGCATGTTGAATTTGACAGTGGAGGCCATGTGCTTTTAGGCCATCACCAAGACGCTAAATCCGTTGTTATGGACTTTCTAACGCAACACAGTGTCACAAAACCACTTTCTTTGCATCATCAAATCTGTCAGCCATGGTGA
- a CDS encoding substrate-binding periplasmic protein, with protein sequence MKGDAKLWIFLGLGLLSAALLAGLPSGMLASERLPDLGGRTVRVAVENAYIPFNFVDDETGQAAGWDYDAVGEICKLLDCKPEFVQAGWDGMITAVAKGEYDMAADGITIKPERAQLVDFSQGYLTLQQVLLVRAGEDRFSNAEELASAAGLKVGVQSQTTNYDVAAGLVESDRLVAYRTFPETVRALVAGDVDAVVMDDVAGQGYVGKDADKVKIAAGEPLTAKEELGFIFPKGSELTKAFDVALDSMRDDGTLQAINNKWFHGISE encoded by the coding sequence ATGAAGGGTGATGCAAAACTCTGGATCTTCCTGGGACTGGGGCTCTTGTCTGCGGCACTGCTCGCCGGCTTGCCCTCTGGCATGCTTGCCTCGGAGCGCCTGCCAGACCTGGGCGGCCGGACTGTCAGAGTGGCGGTTGAAAACGCCTACATCCCGTTCAACTTTGTAGACGATGAGACGGGCCAGGCAGCAGGGTGGGACTATGACGCCGTGGGCGAAATCTGCAAGCTGCTTGACTGCAAGCCGGAATTCGTGCAGGCCGGCTGGGACGGCATGATAACCGCGGTCGCAAAAGGCGAGTACGACATGGCCGCCGATGGCATCACCATCAAGCCAGAGCGCGCCCAGCTGGTGGACTTTTCGCAGGGCTACCTTACCCTGCAGCAGGTGCTTCTGGTGCGGGCCGGAGAAGACCGCTTTAGCAACGCAGAAGAGCTTGCCTCTGCCGCCGGCCTGAAGGTGGGCGTGCAGTCACAAACGACCAACTATGACGTTGCTGCCGGCCTTGTGGAAAGCGATCGGCTGGTTGCGTACAGGACGTTCCCTGAAACCGTGCGGGCGCTTGTCGCAGGAGATGTGGACGCGGTGGTGATGGACGACGTGGCAGGCCAGGGCTATGTGGGAAAGGATGCAGACAAGGTAAAGATAGCTGCAGGTGAGCCTTTGACTGCCAAAGAAGAACTGGGATTCATCTTTCCAAAAGGATCGGAACTGACAAAAGCATTTGACGTGGCGCTTGACAGCATGCGCGACGACGGCACCCTGCAGGCCATCAACAACAAGTGGTTCCACGGAATTTCGGAATAG